One region of Chanodichthys erythropterus isolate Z2021 chromosome 24, ASM2448905v1, whole genome shotgun sequence genomic DNA includes:
- the LOC137014552 gene encoding histone H2B-like — MPEPAKSAPKKGSKKAVTKTAGKGGKKRRKSRKESYAIYVYKVLKQVHPDTGISSKAMGIMNSFVNDIFERIAGESSRLAHYNKRSTITSREIQTAVRLLLPGELAKHAVSEGTKAVTKYTSSK; from the coding sequence ATGCCTGAACCAGCAAAGTCCGCGCCTAAGAAGGGCTCCAAGAAGGCCGTCACGAAGACCGCCGGTAAGGGAGGAAAGAAGCGCAGAAAGTCCAGGAAGGAGAGCTACGCTATCTACGTCTACAAAGTCCTGAAGCAGGTTCATCCTGACACCGGCATCTCTTCCAAGGCGATGGGCATCATGAACTCTTTCGTCAACGACATCTTCGAGCGCATCGCCGGTGAGTCGTCTCGTCTCGCTCACTACAACAAGCGCTCCACCATCACTTCTAGAGAGATCCAGACCGCTGTGCGTCTGCTGCTGCCCGGAGAGCTGGCCAAACACGCCGTGTCCGAGGGCACCAAGGCCGTCACCAAGTACACCAGCTCCAAGTAG